Proteins from one Mercurialis annua linkage group LG7, ddMerAnnu1.2, whole genome shotgun sequence genomic window:
- the LOC130014817 gene encoding uncharacterized protein LOC130014817: MVTTRGATENDGNIKIADMGRKSVAKKASKNKKVVSTGEASVPPSPIQLSKKRHANDSPPKSKKHKGISRTESKKSPPKLWQFKVSREDRVHSKIDTRMSYDVISDIKSTLTPGELEKFRQSCFGYFLDIPKIKVQNQIIHCLLLREVEQLNKSELWFEVGGHRLKFGIDEFALISGLNCQGDSSKYAYTKVENGILDKYFSGLQSVSKQTLQDFFKARRWESEEDGFKIAFMHFLHNFLLASPRTARIPLKDFDVVDSADLNDYPWGIDVFKYTFDSLSKRADLSPRSLIIEDNIYQYRLQGLPYALVCWFYECCPAVENTFAQLVNKDAIPRILRWQAFVPAKYIAVDRDLFVEIASDEVRMC, translated from the exons ATGGTGACTACACGGGGTGCCACTGAGAACGACGGTAATATCAAAATCGCTGATATGGGTAGGAAATCTGTTGcaaaaaaagcttcaaaaaacaaaaaggtaGTGTCAACCGGAGAAGCTTCAGTTCCTCCATCTCCTATACAGTTGAGTAAGAAGAGACATGCAAATGATTCACCTCCGAaatcgaagaaacacaaaggcaTTTCCAGAACTGAATCCAAGAAATCTCCTCCTAAG CTATGGCAGTTTAAAGTAAGCCGAGAAGATCGTGTTCACTCGAAGATTGATACGCGCATGTCATACGATGTCATTTCTGATATCAAATCGACTCTGACTCCAGGTGAATTGGAAAAGTTTAGACAATCTTGCTTTGGCTACTTTCTTGATATTCCCAAGATCAAAGTGCAAAATCAGATCATACATTGTTTATTGTTGAGGGAGGTGGAGCAGCTAAACAAGTCTGAATTGTGGTTTGAGGTTGGCGGTCATAGGCTGAAATTCGGAATCGACGAATTTGCTTTGATCTCGGGTTTAAACTGTCAAGGTGACAGCAGTAAGTATGCCTATACAAAAGTTGAAAATGGCATTTTGGATAAGTACTTCAGCGGGCTGCAATCTGTTTCTAAACAGACCCTTCAGGATTTTTTCAAAGCTAGGCGTTGGGAGTCGGAGGAGGATGGGTTTAAGATagcatttatgcattttttgcaTAACTTCTTGCTTGCTTCACCGAGGACTGCTCGTATCCCTTTGAAGGACTTTGACGTAGTTGATTCGGCTGATTTGAACGACTATCCATGGGGTATTGACGTTTTCAAGTACACGTTTGATTCTTTGTCGAAAAGAGCTGATCTTAGTCCGAGATCTCTTATTATTGAAGACAACATTTACCAGTATCGACTTCAAGGTTTACCATATGCACTGGTATGTTGGTTCTACGAGTGTTGCCCGGCGGTGGAAAATACCTTTGCTCAGCTAGTGAACAAAGATGCTATCCCGCGAATTCTGAGGTGGCAAGCATTCGTTCCTGCAAAATACATTGCTGTTGACAGGGATTTATTTGTTGAGATTGCATCCGATGAGGTTCgtatgtgttaa
- the LOC126656808 gene encoding uncharacterized protein LOC126656808 translates to MNALRLGDLFKKIKGNEEGYCPAFNILKDGESTSNTSNLNVMEERLEILMAGQKTIKDDIMDLKRLFTSKCSELLTVVNSLNDRLTLIGDSKTVEIEKHDVSDGLQTRVDKGKKVVLPAEDISVKPSKNGTSIVTEREERDGRESAVPVSADTKATSSKERDGRESADEEEGAEKVELEDLVCEKAVLEGKDDRGEPCVIVSSEHVDVISPNFEVSRQSELNLKSPPDDTINQTKKNASESIAEFKSKESGPSSSRFIPTQTGCKVRICPFDANHILFSDATKQDIIQNWLEEGRPKGAKFVSRLTFFSSVLMLTYLIFFSLFV, encoded by the exons ATGAATGCCCTTCGTCTAGGTgacttattcaaaaaaattaagggaaACGAGGAGGGTTATTGTCCGGCATTTAATATATTGAAGGACGGTGAATCAACGTCGAACACTTCGAATTTAAATGTTATGGAAGAGAGGCTGGAAATTTTGATGGCTGGTCAAAAGACGATTAAGGATGATATAatggatttgaaacgtttattcaCTTCCAAATGTTCCGAACTTTTGACAGTTGTCAATTCATTGAATGATAGGCTAACTCTGATTGGTGATTCTAAAACg GTTGAAATTGAGAAACATGATGTTTCTGATGGCTTGCAGACAAGGGTTGACAAAGGAAAAAAGGTTGTTCTTCCTGCAGAGGACATTTCAGTGAAACCAAGTAAAAATGGTACTTCTATAGTAACGGAACGAGAAGAAAGGGATGGTAGGGAGTCTGCTGTTCCTGTTTCTGCTGATACTAAAGCTACTTCCAGCAAAGAAAGGGATGGTAGGGAGTCtgctgatgaagaagaaggtgcTGAAAAAGTCGAATTGGAAGATTTGGTTTGCGAGAAGGCTGTACTTGAAGGCAAGGATGACCGTGGTGAACCTTGTGTTATTGTTTCTTCCGAACACGTTGATGTTATCTCTCCGAATTTTgag GTTTCGCGACAAAGCGAGTTGAATTTAAAATCTCCACCAGATGACACCATCAATCagactaaaaaaaatgcaagtgaaTCGATTGCTGAATTCAAATCAAAGGAG TCTGGTCCTTCTTCAAGCCGCTTCATACCGACGCAAACTGGTTGTAAAGTCCGTATTTGTCCATTTGATGCTAATCACATTTTATTCAGTGATGCCACCAAACAAGACATCATTCAGAATTGGCTGGAAGAAGGACGTCCTAAAGGGGCCAAGTTCGTATCTCGACTAACTTTTTTCAGTTCTGTTTTAATgctcacttatttaatttttttttctttgtttgtttag